A window from Variovorax sp. PBL-E5 encodes these proteins:
- a CDS encoding membrane dipeptidase has protein sequence MHSDPAYQVRDAETYADEILRMVDLLGPQGVAFGTDMEGAGTDAVLKRYVDLRAVADSLARRNIPASVLHDVCIGNYARVLKKAISV, from the coding sequence GTGCATTCCGATCCCGCGTACCAGGTGCGGGACGCCGAGACCTATGCCGACGAGATCCTCCGCATGGTCGACCTGTTGGGGCCGCAAGGCGTGGCCTTCGGAACCGACATGGAAGGTGCCGGCACCGACGCGGTACTGAAGCGCTATGTCGACCTGCGCGCCGTGGCGGACTCGTTGGCGCGCCGGAACATTCCCGCGTCCGTGCTGCATGACGTGTGCATCGGCAACTATGCGCGCGTGTTGAAGAAGGCGATCAGCGTCTGA
- a CDS encoding NYN domain-containing protein — MATIDATRLAVLIDADNASASVAKELLDEVAKYGTATVKRAFGDWTTQNLAGWKAHLHRHAIQPIQQFAYTQGKNSTDSAFIIDAMDLLYAGNVDGFCLVSSDSDFTRLAIRLREAGKIVYGLGERKTPEPFIAACDKFIFFEVLKRPAEATVLPQVSDVPDLKELLTHAIRETARDSGWARLSTVGGLVSKMHTSFDPRNYGFKKLSELVRAQPYLDVVDAPDATGFVHVEVRSK; from the coding sequence TTGGCAACCATCGACGCGACCCGGCTGGCAGTTCTCATCGATGCAGACAACGCCTCGGCGTCCGTCGCGAAGGAACTCCTCGACGAAGTGGCCAAGTACGGCACAGCGACCGTCAAGCGCGCGTTCGGCGACTGGACCACGCAGAACCTCGCAGGCTGGAAGGCGCACCTTCATCGGCACGCCATTCAGCCCATCCAGCAGTTCGCCTATACGCAGGGAAAGAACTCGACCGACTCCGCGTTCATCATCGATGCAATGGATCTCCTCTACGCGGGCAATGTCGACGGCTTCTGCCTGGTGTCGAGCGACAGCGATTTCACTCGTCTCGCAATTCGGCTCAGGGAGGCCGGCAAGATCGTGTACGGGTTGGGCGAACGCAAGACGCCTGAGCCATTCATCGCAGCGTGCGACAAGTTCATCTTCTTCGAGGTCTTGAAGCGGCCCGCTGAAGCCACAGTCCTGCCGCAAGTTTCGGATGTGCCGGACCTCAAGGAGTTGCTGACGCACGCCATTCGCGAAACTGCCAGGGATAGCGGCTGGGCTCGGCTCTCCACGGTGGGCGGCCTTGTGAGCAAGATGCACACATCGTTTGATCCGAGGAACTATGGGTTCAAGAAGCTCAGTGAACTCGTCCGCGCTCAGCCCTATCTCGATGTAGTCGATGCACCGGACGCTACTGGATTTGTGCACGTGGAAGTGCGCTCGAAATGA
- a CDS encoding ABC transporter ATP-binding protein — MSAFLEIERLNKIYKSERKPIHALQDIDLHIEEGEFVSIVGPSGCGKSTLMRCMAGLEPISTGRLALHGKAIDAPPADMGVVFQRDLLLEWRNILDNVLVAAEFHDLDRRQHEARARELLGLFGLSAFLDRFPRELSGGMRQRVSICRAMLLDPQLLLMDEPFGALDPFTRDELNVELQRTWLATRKTVVFITHSISEAIYLGGRVVVMARGPGRIADIVPIELERPRGLDIRETAEFAAYVARIRDTFRNVGIFKG; from the coding sequence GTGTCCGCCTTTCTCGAGATCGAGCGACTCAACAAGATCTACAAGTCCGAGCGCAAGCCGATCCACGCGCTGCAGGACATCGATCTGCACATCGAGGAAGGCGAGTTCGTCAGCATCGTGGGCCCGAGCGGCTGCGGCAAGAGCACGTTGATGCGCTGCATGGCCGGCCTCGAGCCGATCAGCACCGGCCGGCTGGCGCTGCACGGCAAGGCCATCGATGCGCCGCCCGCCGACATGGGCGTGGTGTTCCAGCGCGACCTGCTGCTCGAGTGGCGCAACATCCTCGACAACGTGCTGGTCGCGGCCGAGTTCCACGACCTCGACCGCCGCCAGCACGAAGCGCGTGCGCGCGAACTGCTTGGCCTGTTCGGGCTGTCGGCTTTTCTCGACCGTTTTCCACGCGAGCTCTCGGGCGGCATGCGGCAGCGCGTCTCGATCTGCCGCGCGATGTTGCTCGACCCGCAGCTGCTGCTGATGGACGAACCCTTCGGCGCGCTCGATCCGTTCACGCGCGACGAACTCAACGTCGAGCTGCAGCGGACCTGGCTGGCGACACGCAAGACCGTCGTCTTCATCACCCATTCGATCAGCGAGGCGATCTACCTCGGCGGCCGCGTGGTGGTGATGGCGCGCGGGCCGGGCCGCATCGCCGACATCGTCCCGATCGAACTCGAGCGCCCGCGCGGCCTCGACATTCGCGAGACGGCGGAGTTCGCCGCCTACGTGGCGCGCATCCGCGACACCTTCCGAAACGTCGGCATTTTCAAGGGCTGA
- a CDS encoding ABC transporter permease, whose protein sequence is MKTLWARTARSWQAMITTLVLLVIWEVCVRTLGIRDFLLPAPSKIIGQFFAQPGYLLLESLDTLRTTIYGFALALVLGVAAAIGIVYSKFLDRTLYSLLVALNAVPKVALAPLFVIWMGTGTLPKVAIAMLIAIFPILIDTVLGLRSTDPDMLDMARVNHASRAKILWKIRFPNALPSLFAGMKVGVSFALVGTIVGEFVAGEAGLGHVILVAQGGFDTSTVFVALILLCILGVLLFKAIEIAEARYLVWHASQRERPELSSASA, encoded by the coding sequence ATGAAAACCCTCTGGGCTCGCACCGCGCGCAGCTGGCAGGCGATGATCACGACGCTGGTGCTGCTCGTGATCTGGGAAGTCTGCGTGCGCACGCTAGGCATCCGCGACTTCCTGTTGCCGGCGCCTTCCAAGATCATCGGGCAGTTCTTCGCGCAGCCGGGCTACCTGCTGCTCGAAAGCCTGGACACGCTGCGCACCACGATCTACGGCTTCGCGCTCGCGCTGGTGCTCGGCGTGGCGGCGGCGATAGGCATCGTGTACTCGAAGTTTCTCGACCGCACGCTCTACTCGCTGCTGGTCGCGCTCAACGCCGTGCCGAAGGTCGCGCTGGCGCCGCTGTTCGTGATCTGGATGGGCACCGGCACCCTGCCGAAGGTCGCGATCGCGATGCTGATCGCGATCTTTCCGATCCTGATCGACACCGTGCTCGGCCTGCGCTCCACCGACCCCGACATGCTCGACATGGCGCGCGTCAACCATGCCTCGCGCGCCAAGATCCTGTGGAAGATCCGCTTTCCGAACGCGCTGCCCAGCCTCTTCGCGGGCATGAAGGTCGGCGTGTCCTTCGCGCTGGTCGGCACCATCGTCGGCGAGTTCGTCGCGGGCGAGGCCGGGCTCGGGCACGTGATCCTGGTGGCGCAGGGCGGCTTCGACACCTCGACCGTGTTCGTCGCGCTGATTCTGCTGTGCATCCTCGGCGTGCTGCTGTTCAAGGCGATCGAGATCGCGGAGGCGCGCTACCTGGTCTGGCATGCGTCGCAGCGCGAGCGGCCGGAACTGAGCAGCGCATCGGCCTGA
- a CDS encoding DUF1330 domain-containing protein produces the protein MAKAYWISAYRAVKDADKLAAYAKLAGPAINAGGGRFLARGLPAKTYEHGLSERTVVIEFDSVAQATATHDSPAYKAALDALGDGAERDIRIVEGA, from the coding sequence ATGGCTAAAGCCTATTGGATCAGCGCCTACCGTGCCGTCAAGGATGCCGACAAGCTGGCGGCCTACGCCAAGCTCGCCGGCCCGGCCATCAACGCCGGCGGCGGGCGTTTCCTGGCGCGCGGCCTGCCGGCCAAGACCTACGAGCACGGGTTGTCCGAACGCACTGTCGTGATCGAGTTCGACAGCGTCGCGCAAGCCACGGCGACGCATGACAGCCCCGCCTACAAGGCCGCGCTGGACGCGCTCGGCGACGGCGCCGAACGGGATATCCGGATCGTCGAAGGCGCTTGA